CTCGCTCGCCCTCGCCTCGGCCGCCATCAACACGGTCGGCAAGGGCGCGGTGCGCCGGGAGCGACCGGTGCTCGACACGGTCCCGGTGATACGGCGGCTGAAGCGGCAGCCGATCACCACGTCCTTCCCGTCCGGGCACGCCGCGTCCGCCGCCGCGTTCGCCACCGGGGTGGCCTTGGAATCCAGGGGCTGGGGCGCGGTCGTCGCCCCGGTGGCCCTGGCGGTCGCGGCTTCCCGGGTCTACACGGGGGTGCACTATCCGAGCGACGTCGTGGCGGGTGCGGCACTCGGCGTGGGGGCGGCCTTCGCCCTGCGCGGGGTGGTACCGACCCGTGGCCAGCTCCCCGCGCCGGGCCGGCCGCCCGCCCAGGCCCCGTCGCTCCCCGCGGGCGAGGGCCTGGTGGTGGTCGTCAACGAGGAATCGGGGACCGCGAGGGGCACGGCTTCGCTCGTCCGGGACGCACTGCCGATGGCCGAGGTGGTGGAATGCGCGCCCGGCGACCTGGCGGACGCGTTCGCCGGGGCGGTCGGCAGGGGGCGGGCGCTCGGCGTCTGCGGCGGCGACGGCACCGTCAACCTGGCCGCGTCCGTCGCGGCGACCCACGGGGTCCCGCTGGCGGTGTTCCCCGGCGGCACCCTCAACCACTTCGCGTACGACCTCGGCATCGAGACGGTGCACGACACGGTGGCCGCCCTGAAGGCCGGTGACGCGGTCCGGGTCGACCTCGGACGCTTCCGCCCCGGCCCGCACGGGCCCGACGGGGCGGACGGCTACTTCCTCAACGCGTTCAGCCTCGGCGTGTATCCGGAGCTCGTACGGAAGCGGGAGCACTGGGCACCGCGCATCGGCGGCTGGCCGGCCGGAATGCTCGCGGCCTTCGAGGTGCTGCGCGGGGAACGCCCCCTGGAGGCGGAACTCCAGGGGAAGCGGCGCCCGTTGTGGCTGCTCTTCGTGGGCAACGGCCTCTTCCAGCGGGTCGGCCCCGCACCCGGCAGGCGCCACAACCTCGCGGACGGCCTGCTGGACGTACGCGTGGTCCACGGAGGCCGCACCCCCGGGCTGCGCCTGATCGCGGCGGCCGTGGCCGGTCCGCTGACCCGCTCCCCCGTGCACGCGGCGGAACGCCGCCGCCGGGTCCGGATCGCCGGGCTGCCGCCGGGGACTCCCTACGCGTACGACGGCGAAGTGGCCGCCTCAGGAACGGAGTTGCTCGTCGACAAACTCCCCGAAGCATTGACGGTCTACTGCCCCATGCCGGTGTGAGACCACCGGGGCCCTCTCTCCCCCCAGGATGCGCGTCCCACATCACCAGACGTCTCACATCACAAGACGCGTATCTCATCATGCGATCGGCGGCGTACGGTTGACGTACCGCACGCAGCCACGCCCGGAGAGAGGACCTCGGCATGCCGAAGGAAACCGCCGTCTACACCCACGGACACCACGAATCGGTGCTCCGCTCGCACCGTTGGCGCACCGCCGAGAACTCCGCGGCCTACCTCCTCGGCGAACTCAAGCCCGGGATGTCCGTACTGGACGTCGGCTGCGGACCGGGGACGATCACGGCGGACCTCGCCGCACTGGTCGCCCCGGGCGTGGTGACCGGCCTCGACACCCAGCAGGAGATCCTCGACGCGGCGGCCGGAGCCGCTCGCGAACGCGGCCTGGACAACGTCTCGTTCGCCGTCGCCGACGTCCACGCGCTGGACTACCCGGACGACTCCTTCGACGTGGTCCACGCCCATCAGGTGCTCCAGCACGTCGGCGACCCCGTACAGGCACTGCGCGAGATGCGCCGGGTGTGCCGTCCGGGCGGGATCGTCGCCGCCCGGGACAGCGACTACGCGGCGATGACCTGGTATCCGGAAGTTCCGGGCATGGAGGCGTGGTTGACGCTGTACCGGCAGGTGGCCCGCGCCAACGGCGGTGAGCCCGACGCCGGCCGCAAGCTCCTCTCCTGGGCACGGCAGGCCGGCTTCACCGACATCGTGCCGACCGCCGCCGCGTGGTGCTACGCCACACCGGAGAGCCGGAGCTGGTGGAGCGGGCTGTGGGCGGACCGTACGGTCGGCTCCGCCTACGCGCGGAACGCGGTCGAGGGCGGCCACGCCACGCCCGAGGAGCTCGCGGCGGCAGCGGCGGCGTGGCGCGCCTGGGGCGAGGAGGGCGACGGCTGGTTCATGGTGCCGCACGGAGAGGTGCTCTGCCGGGCATGAGACGGCGGGGTGGTGTCCGGCGGCCGGGGTCGCCCCGGGCGTGATCCACCGGACACCGGCCATTCCTCCCGGACACCCTCGCCTCCCCGGTCGGACCTCCTCGGCCACGCATCGGGGAGGCTGACCGGGGCGAACCGATCACACGGTCCGGGAGACCCAACTAACCTCGTACGCATGGACATCCTGGGAACCACGCTACGCGTCTGCGTCGACGACCTGGAGGCCTCGGTGGCCTTCTACGAGGGCATCACCGGCACCCGAGCACTGCGCTTCGAGCGCGGCGGGGTGTCGGTCGCCGCGATCGGCTGCTTCCTGCTCATGAGCGGGCCCGAGACGGAGCTGGAGATGCTGCGCAAGGTGGCGGCCACCATCGCGGTCAAGGACGTGGACGAGGCCCGCGAGGCACTGACCCGGGCCGGAGCCCACGTCGTCGCCGGCCCGGTCCCGACACCCGTCGGCCGCAACCTGATCGCCCTCCACCCGGACGGCTCGGTCTTCGAGTACGCGGACCGCAACGCCGTCGTCTGACCCGCTCCTCTCCGCTGCCCGCCCCACTCCGCGGTCGCTCGCCTTCCAGGACCCGGGACTCGCCTCAGGGGCGCCCACGCCCCGACTGCCCCGGGAAGGCATCCACCACCAGATCCGCGAGGAGCGCCCCCGCCGTGCCCGTCGGGTCGAGATCGGGGTCGTAGATGGTGACGTTGAGCCCCACGCACCGGGGCGAAGCGATCAACGGACGCAGCAGAGAGGTCAGTTCGTCCGGGAGGAGCCCGCCGTCGTCGGGGCTGTCGACGGCGGGCATCACGCTCGGATCGAGCACGTCGGCGTCCAGGTGCACCCAGAACCCGTCGAGCACAGAGGTTTCCAGGGAGGCGACCACCCCCCGGGCCACCTCCTCCGGCCCCCACTCACGGATCTCCCCGACCGTCAGGTGCGGGATCTTCAGGGCGGTCAGTTCGGCCCGGTCCTCGTCCCCGTCCCGCATCCCGAACAGGCGGAGGTCCTCGTCCCTCAGATAGGGGCGCAGCCCTTCGAGGTCGGTGAGGTCGTCCTGTCCCCGCCCGGTGGCGAGGGCCAGTTCCTCACCGCCCGCCGCTCCGATCCGGTCCGAGTTGCCCGGGTGCCGGAAGTCCGCGGACCCGTCGACGGCCGCCAGTCCGTACCTGCCGATCCGGCGCAGGGCGAGGGAGGCGCCGAGCTGGATCGAGCAGTCTCCGCCGAGCACGACAAGGAAGTCACCCGCCCTGACGTGCCGTTCGACGCGGTCCGCCAGGGTCCGCGTGTAGCGGGCGAGGGCTGTGGCGTTGAACACGCCGTCACCCTCCCGCCAGGTGCCGAGGTCGTAGCGGGGCGGAACCACGACGCCGCCTTCCAGGGCCCCGAGCCTCCGCACGATGCCCAGCTCCCGCAGGGCTCCGGCGAGTTTGTGGCAGCCGGGGACGGTGCCCGGCGACGGGGGCCTCAGGCCCAGGTTGGAGGGGGCGTCGACGACCACGATATTCCGCATGACACCCATCTTTCCCGTCGTAACCTGGGCGGCGAGCGGATTTCGCCGCGGGACGAACACGCGCGGCGTCCGGCCGCGTGCGGCGCAGGAGAAGGCAGGCACCACGATGGGCACGCAGCACACGTACCGAGTGATCGTCCGGGGCACCTGGAACGGGCTGACGGACGAGGCACGGACCCGGCTGCTCGCCGAGGTCGCGGACCACGGCCTCACCTCGATGCAGTTCACCGAGGAGGGCTCGCTCACCTACGACACCGTGCTGAAGCACTTCAGCTTCCGGTACGTGGTGGTGTCCGACGCCGAGGACGGCGAGGAGATGGCGTCCGCCCTCGCCGAGGAACGCGCGGAGACCGCCCTCACGGCCGGGGGCTACGGTCACGGGCCGCTGCGCTCCACGGCGACCGACATGGACGCCATGAAGATCAACTACAAGGGGCAGCGGGGGCCCGGCGCCGCGTGACGGCGCGACGACCGCTTTCGGACGCCACGACGCCACGACGCCGCCCGCCCCCGAAGGCGGGCGAGCGGCGCGGGCGGCGTACGGCGTCGGGGCGCGCGGTGGGTCAGTACTGCTCGGACTGGCCGCCGTCGATCGGGACGACCGTGGCGTTGATGAAGCCGGACTCCTCGGAGAGCAGGAAGGCCACCAGGCTGCCGACCTCCTCCGGCCTGCCGAAGCGCTTCATCGGGTTGACGCTGACGAAGGCTTCCCCGGCCTTCTCCCACTCGACCGCGTCGAGCTGCTTGAGTGAGGCCTCGACCATCGGGGTCATGATGGCGCCGGGGGCGATCGCCTTGACGGACACGCCGAACCGCCCGTACTCCACACCGGAGTTGCGGGTGAGACCGACGACCCCGTGCTTGGCCGCCGCGTAACCGGACTGGTTGCCCACGCCCCGGATGCCGCCGACGGAGGCGGTGTTCACGACGGAGCCGGAGCCCTGGTCCTTCATGACCGGGAGCACGTGCTTCAGGCCGAGGAAGACCCCGCGGAGGTTGACCTGGACGACCCGGTCGAACTCGTCGGTGCCGAAGTCCTGGGTGAGGTTCTGCTTGCCCTCGATGCCGGCGTTGTTGAAGAAGCCGTCGACGCGTCCGTAGGCCTCGACCGTCGCGGAGACGTACCGCTGCACATCGGCCTCGGAGCTGACGTCGGCGGTGATCCGCAGGACCTCCGCGCCGGGTGCGGCCTTCTCCACCTCGGCCGCCGTGTCCGCGAGGCCTTGCTCACTGACGTCGACGAGCGCCAGCCGGGCGCCTTCGGACGCGACCCGCACGGCCGCCGCGCGACCGAGACCGGAGCCGCCGCCGGTGATGAGGACGACCTTGCCGCTGAATCGGTCTTCCATGACTGAACCTCCACACTGAGATCTGAACCGTTGCACTTGATTAGACAGTACGTACAGTCTAGATATTCCTGGCTGCCCTCAGCCCCGTCACCGGAGGTCCCATGAACGACCGCCCCGCCGCCTCGCGCCCCCGGCGCGGCCCGCACCGCGACCCGGACGCCCACGAGGCGGTCCTGGCGGCCACGCGGGAGCTGGTGGCCGAGGTCGGCTACCGGGGCGTGACGATGGACAAGATCGCCTCGCGGGCGGGGGTGGCGAGGATGACGGTGTACCGCTGGTGGCCGAACAAGGCGGCGGTGATCACCGAGGCGGTCGCGGACCGGCTCGCCCCGGGGCCGGCCCCGGACACGGGCGATCCGCGCGAGGACGCCCTGGAGTGGCTGCGGAACCTGGTGCGGACGCTGACCCTGCTCGGCGATCCCAGCGTGGTGACCGGAGCACTGACCGAGCGCGGCGAAGCGGGCCGGGCCGACCTGCGGGACCTGCTGCGGGCCCATGCCGAACCGGCGGCCCTGCTGCTGCGGAACGGCGTGGCGCGGGGACGGCTGCCCCGGAAACTGCCGGTGGACGCGGTCGTGGACGGCTGGATCGGTTACGCGGTGTACCGGACGGTCTTCCTCGGTCAGGAGATCGCCGAGGAAGACCTCCTGGACCTCGTCGGCCTGCTGCCGCCGCCCCCGTCGGCGGTGGACGGGACGGCGGCGGACGGGACGGCGGGCTGACGCGACCGAAGCGGGGCTCCCGCCGACGGATTCGCCCGGATCGGATGCCCCCGCCCGCCGCGACGCGGGTACGTGTGGTCCGTGCGAGTCTGGAGAGACGTACGGGTACGGGCGGAGCCGTTCACACCCCGGGCGGTTCCGTGCACACGAGACGGAAGGGCACGACATGGCTGACACCTCGCTCACGGGCCGCCGGGTTCTGGCGATCGTCACCAACTACGGCGTCGAGCAGGACGAGCTGGTGGTACCTGTCGAGCAGCTGCGGGACAGCGGCGCCGAGGTGCACGTGGCGGCCGTGTCCGCGGACGAGATCCGCACGCTGGTCGGCGACAAGGACCCGGGCAGGACGGTGCGGCCCGACCTGACACTGGCGGACGCCGACCCCACCGCGTACGACCTGCTGCTCATCCCCGGCGGGACGCTGAACGCGGACTCGCTGCGGCTCCAGGACGACGCGCTGTCGATCCTCCGGTCCTTCACCGGAACCGGGCGGCCGGTCGCCGCCATCTGCCACGGGCCCTGGGTGCTCGTGGAGGCCGGAGTGGTCGACGGACGGACACTGACCTCCTACGCCTCCGTGCGGACGGACATCCAGAACGCCGGCGGCACCTGGGTGGACGAGCCGGTGATCAGCGACAACGCCGGAGACTGGGTGCTGGTCACCTCGCGTACACCGGACGACCTCGGCCCCTTCGTCCGTGAGGCGACGGCCGCGCTCGTCGCTTCCACCGGCTGAGCACCTCGTCCCAGGAGTGAGCGATGACGCACGCCGCGATCTTCGACGTCGACGGAACCCTCGTCGACACCAACCACCTGCACGTGACCGCGTGGTGGGAGGCCTTCCGGCAGGCCGGACACCGCGTCGCCATGCACGACATCCACCGGGCGGTGGGCCTGGGCGGCGGCGATCTGATCGCCGCGCTCCTGGGCGAGCAGCGCCGCAGGGAGGAGGACGACAGCATCAGCGCCGCGCACACGACGCTCTACGCGACGTACTTCGACCGGCTGTCGGCCTTCGACGGCGCGGGCCGCCTGCTGCGGGAACTGTCCGGGCGCGGCTGGCACGTCGTGCTGGCGACCTCTGCGACCGGCGCCGAGCTCGGTGCGCTGCGCCGTGCGCTGGACGCCGACGACGTCGTACGGGCCACCGCCTCCGCGGACGACACCGCCGAGGGCAAGCCCGCCCCCGATCCGGTGGAGCACGCGATGGAGCTGGCCGGCAGCACGGCGGAGACCTCCGTGTTCGTCGGCGACACCGTCTGGGACATGAGGGCCGCCGCACGGGCGGGGGTCACGGCGGTCGGAGTGCTGAGCGGGGGCATCCCGCGCGAGGACCTCGTGGAGTCGGGGGCAGCCGGGGTGTACAGCGATGTCGCGGACCTGCTGAACCGGCTCGGCAGGAGCCCCTTCGCGCTTGCGGACGCCGGCTGAGGTACGGGCTTTTCGGCCCGGGAGACACCGGAGACACCCCGTAAGGCTCCCTCAGCCCTGGTCCGGCAGCATCTCCGAGGTGATGGCCCAGCGCTCGTGGTCGCGCCAAGCCCCGTCGATGTGGAGGAAGTCCGGCGAGAACCCTTCGAGTCGGAACCCGGCCCGCCGTACCAGTGCGATCGAACTCGCGTTCTGGGGCTGCACATTGGCCTCCAGCCGGTGCAGTCCCAGGGGACCGAAGGCGTGACGGAGCACGAGCCCGAGGGCTTCGGACATCAGTCCCCGCCCCGCGGCGTGGGCGAATGCGCCGTATCCGAGGGCCCCGCAGCGGAAGGCTCCGCCGACGATGTTGTTGATGTTGACAAAGCCGGCGATCGCGCCGCCCGCCGACCGTTCGCAGACGAGGAAGCCCTCCTTGTCGGGGCTCTCCAGCAACCGCCCCGCGTAGGCGACGTACGCCTCTTCCTCGGTGGGCGGGAAGAGCCAGGGGTGCTGTGAGGAGCGGCTCTCCCTCGCGCGCGCCGTGAACTCGGCGGCATCCTCCGGGGTGAAGCGGCGCAGCGAGGTCAGCGGCCCTTGCGGAAGGTTCGTGCCGGGGCGCGTGGCGGACGGGGCCTGCGCGGGGGCTTCGGACGCGGCGGAAGCCGGTGCGTGCGGCGCGCCGGCGCCATGATCACAGGATACGTGCATCGTCCCACGGTAGGACGGGCCGGACGGAAGCGGAAGTTTCCACCCGGCAGCTCTCCCGTGTCCCTCCGCACCGGCTCCACCGGCTGTGCCACCGTCCGGGCGTCACCTGTTCCGCCGCCGGAACACGTACCCCCCGCAGACGAGCCCCGCGAGGAAGACGCCCAGCAGGGCGAGCCAGAGTGGCATGGTGACGGTGGGGACGATGACACGGATGGTCACCTTCCCGGTGTTCACGCAGATGAAGACGATCGCCAGCACGGCGATGACGGCGACGACGACGCGGCCGGGGGTGAGAAGCCCGTTCTTGGCGCTGCCGTCGCTGGACACGTTCTTGGGGCTCATGGGTCCGGCCTTTCCCTCAGGGCTGTCCCGCGAGGGCACGGGCCGACGCGACCGCCCTCCGGCGACCAGGATGCCCCCGAAGGACGCCCCGCGACCGGTGGTGTGCGTCCGTTCGGGTGACAGTGGGCTCAGCGTGCCGGGACCACCGGCAGCTCCAGTACCCCGGTGTCCCCCGACGAGGACGCGACGGTGACGGGCTTGGCTCCCTTGTTGCCGTAGTACGCGGTGTCGCTCCCCGCGATCACGAGGCGGAGCCGGTGGCCGGCGGCGAACCGGTGGACGATGGCCGGCAGCCGCACGGTGAAGGACCGGGTCACGTCGGGTACGCGCACCGGGGCGACCAGCCGGTGGACGAGCTCGGCGGACCCGTCGGGGGCGAGGTCGTACACCTTGACGAAGAGCACGAGCCGGTCGGCGGCGTCCCGGCTGTCCTGGACGCTCTGCGCCTTCGGGGAGGACACCCGCAGCCGGGCACGGGGAGCGCCGACGACGTCGAGGCCGGCGGCCAGCGGGGCGGAGGTCCAGTCGAGGTGGGTGCCGGCGGTGTCGTACGGGTCGATGTCGGGCAGCCCGGTGAGTCCGGACAGCGAGGTCTCCGAATGACTGCTGGGCAGTGGCCAGTTGGTGTACTTCCGACTGCCGGGGACCACGTCCGAGCGACGCTCGGTCAGTCTGCCGTCGCCGGACAGGTACAGGACGTACGAGGGGACGGGCAGCGCGTCGGCGGTACCGTAACCGCTGGTCCAGTCGCGGTAGTACGCGAAGGCGGGCCCGGTGTCCGCGGCCCGGTGGTGGAGGTAGCGGTCGAACCAGGCGAGGATGCGGCGGCCGACGTAGCTGGTCTCCAGGTTGCCCTGGGACAGGTCGAGTTCACCGGGTGTGGCGCCGCCCCCGCTGTGCCCCCAGGCCTGCCAGATCATCTTGGCGGTGGTGCCACGTGCGCGCAGGGCGTCGTACGTGGCGGTGGCCTCGTTCAGGTTGAACAGGGTGTCGGCCTGGCCCTGCACCAGGAGGGTGGGCGCCTCGACCCGGTCGAGGTAGGAGGCCGGGGAGACGCTTCGCGTGTAGGCGAGCACGGCCTCGGACTCCTCGGCCGGGTAGCGGCCGGAGTTGAGGAAGCTGATGGTGTCGCAGGCCCGTGGGGTGAAGTGGAGGCAGTCGAGGGCGCCGAAGCGTGACGGGTCGAGGCTGGGGGCGAACAGCGGCTGCCCCTCCCCCAGCAGGTAGAAGCCGTTGGTCCACTGCCATTTGAAAACCCCGGGGGCGCGGGAGGCGGCTGCGCCGCCCGCGATGTTGTTGGGCGCGAGCGAGTAGCCGAGGTCGTTCCAGGTGATGAGCGGGACGAG
The DNA window shown above is from Streptomyces sp. NBC_00247 and carries:
- a CDS encoding VOC family protein yields the protein MDILGTTLRVCVDDLEASVAFYEGITGTRALRFERGGVSVAAIGCFLLMSGPETELEMLRKVAATIAVKDVDEAREALTRAGAHVVAGPVPTPVGRNLIALHPDGSVFEYADRNAVV
- a CDS encoding GNAT family N-acetyltransferase, translating into MHVSCDHGAGAPHAPASAASEAPAQAPSATRPGTNLPQGPLTSLRRFTPEDAAEFTARARESRSSQHPWLFPPTEEEAYVAYAGRLLESPDKEGFLVCERSAGGAIAGFVNINNIVGGAFRCGALGYGAFAHAAGRGLMSEALGLVLRHAFGPLGLHRLEANVQPQNASSIALVRRAGFRLEGFSPDFLHIDGAWRDHERWAITSEMLPDQG
- a CDS encoding arginase family protein; amino-acid sequence: MRNIVVVDAPSNLGLRPPSPGTVPGCHKLAGALRELGIVRRLGALEGGVVVPPRYDLGTWREGDGVFNATALARYTRTLADRVERHVRAGDFLVVLGGDCSIQLGASLALRRIGRYGLAAVDGSADFRHPGNSDRIGAAGGEELALATGRGQDDLTDLEGLRPYLRDEDLRLFGMRDGDEDRAELTALKIPHLTVGEIREWGPEEVARGVVASLETSVLDGFWVHLDADVLDPSVMPAVDSPDDGGLLPDELTSLLRPLIASPRCVGLNVTIYDPDLDPTGTAGALLADLVVDAFPGQSGRGRP
- a CDS encoding CocE/NonD family hydrolase, with product MSAVVARFGKPFAALAGAALTAPLVLAAPARAAQEPYTVTPLKFTVQAGGRDCTVDADLYRPRGADAAHPVPAVLATNGFAGSKSDGSTDALGRAFAARGYVGLVYSGLGFGRSGCLITLDAPEADGKAASGLVDFLAGTRAADDGTRADFVRLDGTGDPRVGMIGGSYGGAVQLATAAVDHRVDALVPLITWNDLGYSLAPNNIAGGAAASRAPGVFKWQWTNGFYLLGEGQPLFAPSLDPSRFGALDCLHFTPRACDTISFLNSGRYPAEESEAVLAYTRSVSPASYLDRVEAPTLLVQGQADTLFNLNEATATYDALRARGTTAKMIWQAWGHSGGGATPGELDLSQGNLETSYVGRRILAWFDRYLHHRAADTGPAFAYYRDWTSGYGTADALPVPSYVLYLSGDGRLTERRSDVVPGSRKYTNWPLPSSHSETSLSGLTGLPDIDPYDTAGTHLDWTSAPLAAGLDVVGAPRARLRVSSPKAQSVQDSRDAADRLVLFVKVYDLAPDGSAELVHRLVAPVRVPDVTRSFTVRLPAIVHRFAAGHRLRLVIAGSDTAYYGNKGAKPVTVASSSGDTGVLELPVVPAR
- a CDS encoding bifunctional phosphatase PAP2/diacylglycerol kinase family protein encodes the protein MSTRPLPSTFTSSTRLRGWLQQRDLTAFQGVAERHWPGAEPLLPRLSRSANHGLLWFGAAAGIAALGGSARARRAALRGVASLALASAAINTVGKGAVRRERPVLDTVPVIRRLKRQPITTSFPSGHAASAAAFATGVALESRGWGAVVAPVALAVAASRVYTGVHYPSDVVAGAALGVGAAFALRGVVPTRGQLPAPGRPPAQAPSLPAGEGLVVVVNEESGTARGTASLVRDALPMAEVVECAPGDLADAFAGAVGRGRALGVCGGDGTVNLAASVAATHGVPLAVFPGGTLNHFAYDLGIETVHDTVAALKAGDAVRVDLGRFRPGPHGPDGADGYFLNAFSLGVYPELVRKREHWAPRIGGWPAGMLAAFEVLRGERPLEAELQGKRRPLWLLFVGNGLFQRVGPAPGRRHNLADGLLDVRVVHGGRTPGLRLIAAAVAGPLTRSPVHAAERRRRVRIAGLPPGTPYAYDGEVAASGTELLVDKLPEALTVYCPMPV
- a CDS encoding type 1 glutamine amidotransferase domain-containing protein; this translates as MADTSLTGRRVLAIVTNYGVEQDELVVPVEQLRDSGAEVHVAAVSADEIRTLVGDKDPGRTVRPDLTLADADPTAYDLLLIPGGTLNADSLRLQDDALSILRSFTGTGRPVAAICHGPWVLVEAGVVDGRTLTSYASVRTDIQNAGGTWVDEPVISDNAGDWVLVTSRTPDDLGPFVREATAALVASTG
- a CDS encoding SDR family oxidoreductase; this encodes MEDRFSGKVVLITGGGSGLGRAAAVRVASEGARLALVDVSEQGLADTAAEVEKAAPGAEVLRITADVSSEADVQRYVSATVEAYGRVDGFFNNAGIEGKQNLTQDFGTDEFDRVVQVNLRGVFLGLKHVLPVMKDQGSGSVVNTASVGGIRGVGNQSGYAAAKHGVVGLTRNSGVEYGRFGVSVKAIAPGAIMTPMVEASLKQLDAVEWEKAGEAFVSVNPMKRFGRPEEVGSLVAFLLSEESGFINATVVPIDGGQSEQY
- a CDS encoding HAD family hydrolase, whose translation is MTHAAIFDVDGTLVDTNHLHVTAWWEAFRQAGHRVAMHDIHRAVGLGGGDLIAALLGEQRRREEDDSISAAHTTLYATYFDRLSAFDGAGRLLRELSGRGWHVVLATSATGAELGALRRALDADDVVRATASADDTAEGKPAPDPVEHAMELAGSTAETSVFVGDTVWDMRAAARAGVTAVGVLSGGIPREDLVESGAAGVYSDVADLLNRLGRSPFALADAG
- a CDS encoding DUF6204 family protein yields the protein MGTQHTYRVIVRGTWNGLTDEARTRLLAEVADHGLTSMQFTEEGSLTYDTVLKHFSFRYVVVSDAEDGEEMASALAEERAETALTAGGYGHGPLRSTATDMDAMKINYKGQRGPGAA
- a CDS encoding LapA family protein; this translates as MSPKNVSSDGSAKNGLLTPGRVVVAVIAVLAIVFICVNTGKVTIRVIVPTVTMPLWLALLGVFLAGLVCGGYVFRRRNR
- a CDS encoding class I SAM-dependent methyltransferase — encoded protein: MPKETAVYTHGHHESVLRSHRWRTAENSAAYLLGELKPGMSVLDVGCGPGTITADLAALVAPGVVTGLDTQQEILDAAAGAARERGLDNVSFAVADVHALDYPDDSFDVVHAHQVLQHVGDPVQALREMRRVCRPGGIVAARDSDYAAMTWYPEVPGMEAWLTLYRQVARANGGEPDAGRKLLSWARQAGFTDIVPTAAAWCYATPESRSWWSGLWADRTVGSAYARNAVEGGHATPEELAAAAAAWRAWGEEGDGWFMVPHGEVLCRA
- a CDS encoding TetR/AcrR family transcriptional regulator gives rise to the protein MNDRPAASRPRRGPHRDPDAHEAVLAATRELVAEVGYRGVTMDKIASRAGVARMTVYRWWPNKAAVITEAVADRLAPGPAPDTGDPREDALEWLRNLVRTLTLLGDPSVVTGALTERGEAGRADLRDLLRAHAEPAALLLRNGVARGRLPRKLPVDAVVDGWIGYAVYRTVFLGQEIAEEDLLDLVGLLPPPPSAVDGTAADGTAG